One Tunturibacter gelidoferens genomic region harbors:
- a CDS encoding FG-GAP-like repeat-containing protein yields MPIRSVLPKTIALCSLSLVALAATAQQFQQPLVIATGSWPVGIVAADLNGDGRVDLIYTDYGATATASTTHILLSNEDGTFAPGQTLATAGASIAVADFNHDGHVDLAWVWGAVGLGKAYLALGRGDGTFAPAQELGTFAIVGTKAPQFLYVMGAQLHDTGPLDLLVEDAANPALITLTMDESGTLVRIVGTRLANGVGPMATADLNGDGHTDLVIQSVAGGAADVFLGLTDGLLTAAGTYAGSSAAQSMLLHDVDGDGHPDLVLEGVGGRIEIFHGNADGSFSTTSEGGSGSADATTGLGGHLVAVSNVAGRNNFYTATPAGMSVLLGQSDLSLTLQGIYNAGPGRTSFAVADFNGDGLMDVAVDSPEGIAILLGSADGRLGSSRAFAAGQPALSGALGQFSGSGNLDAIVNVSASQALLLHGNGDGTFSTTATPTTAQVGAAANAQITGLPREPQMAGLVQAAAVTVDLDGDGNQDVIVAYDNQSADHAHPTASIANAIYIWYGNADGSFSSPVLMAPSRNFFQLTVVDVNGDGRPDLVMSDGYVVNVQNNLGGRMFGEEAHFLAGMGINSISAGDVNNDGLTDLVVANGGTVIMNPAIGRTTPENDGVITGGITVLLSGIQTKIVSGRLTAAPNATDYGETFTLVAQVTPPANGPSVTGTVTFAVDGKAVGSVPVSGGVASISVPGTVPIGWHALTAEYNGSSTYNSVVLNGSHAVMGIPTTVVFTISTPSTIYFGQTVSGSAVVTASDGSTPTGTISFFDGTTNICTIPVTQAANCPASAGSGFAVGIHTLTAVYSGDATHQGSTSAPVTVTVLPLAATMSAFSISVTGSTTTVVGGMVNLQVAVAPQAGYLQPVQLSCSDLPSEATCRFATGTIPGGGGTTTLQLRMMAPRSCQVADSESRTAGLPFASTTLAALVVLLLPGKRRRTIRSLLIAVLAICGTASLTGCGACTNLGTKPGSYMIRVIGTGSGTFASIVSTKVKVTVQD; encoded by the coding sequence ATGCCGATTCGAAGTGTCTTGCCCAAGACGATTGCACTCTGCTCTCTGAGCCTTGTTGCCCTGGCTGCGACGGCACAGCAGTTTCAACAACCTCTGGTGATTGCGACGGGGAGTTGGCCGGTAGGGATCGTAGCGGCAGATCTAAACGGAGACGGCAGGGTCGATCTGATCTATACCGACTACGGCGCGACCGCGACCGCGTCGACGACTCATATTTTGCTGAGTAACGAGGATGGAACCTTCGCCCCAGGACAGACACTTGCTACAGCGGGGGCTTCGATTGCCGTTGCCGACTTCAATCACGACGGGCATGTTGATCTCGCATGGGTTTGGGGCGCGGTTGGACTCGGCAAAGCCTATCTTGCGCTGGGAAGAGGGGACGGAACCTTTGCACCGGCGCAGGAGCTTGGCACCTTCGCGATTGTGGGAACGAAGGCACCGCAGTTCCTCTACGTGATGGGAGCGCAGCTGCACGATACGGGGCCCTTGGATCTGCTGGTGGAGGATGCTGCCAACCCTGCGTTGATTACGCTGACGATGGACGAGAGCGGCACGCTGGTGAGGATCGTCGGGACGCGACTCGCAAACGGCGTGGGGCCAATGGCAACAGCAGATCTGAACGGGGACGGCCACACCGATCTGGTGATTCAGTCTGTCGCCGGCGGCGCAGCAGATGTCTTTCTTGGCTTGACGGATGGACTGCTGACTGCTGCCGGGACCTATGCGGGATCAAGCGCGGCACAGAGCATGCTGCTGCATGATGTCGATGGCGACGGACATCCCGATCTAGTGCTGGAGGGAGTTGGGGGGCGGATTGAGATCTTTCATGGGAACGCGGATGGAAGTTTTTCGACCACCTCCGAGGGTGGAAGTGGAAGCGCAGACGCGACGACCGGTTTGGGGGGACATCTTGTCGCGGTGAGTAATGTTGCGGGGCGGAACAATTTTTATACAGCGACTCCCGCTGGCATGAGTGTTCTGCTTGGACAGAGCGATTTGAGCCTTACACTGCAGGGAATCTATAACGCGGGACCGGGGCGGACGAGCTTTGCAGTTGCGGACTTCAACGGCGATGGCTTGATGGATGTAGCAGTTGACTCGCCTGAGGGAATCGCAATTCTGTTGGGGAGTGCGGATGGAAGACTCGGGAGTTCGCGCGCGTTTGCGGCAGGACAACCGGCGTTGAGCGGAGCTTTGGGGCAGTTCAGTGGATCGGGCAATCTGGATGCAATTGTGAATGTTTCTGCCTCGCAGGCGCTCCTGCTGCACGGGAATGGCGACGGAACGTTTTCCACTACCGCAACACCGACCACCGCGCAGGTGGGTGCGGCTGCTAACGCTCAGATTACTGGACTGCCGAGAGAGCCGCAGATGGCAGGGCTAGTGCAAGCGGCGGCGGTAACGGTCGATCTCGATGGTGATGGCAACCAGGATGTGATCGTGGCCTATGACAACCAAAGCGCCGATCACGCTCACCCGACGGCATCTATAGCGAACGCGATTTATATCTGGTATGGGAACGCCGATGGAAGCTTCTCTTCGCCTGTCTTGATGGCGCCCTCGCGAAACTTTTTCCAATTGACAGTAGTCGATGTAAATGGCGATGGTCGGCCGGATCTGGTGATGAGCGACGGTTATGTGGTGAATGTCCAGAACAATCTCGGCGGGCGAATGTTTGGGGAAGAAGCACACTTCCTGGCGGGAATGGGAATCAATTCAATCTCCGCTGGAGATGTGAATAACGATGGATTGACAGACCTGGTCGTTGCTAATGGCGGGACAGTGATTATGAATCCAGCGATCGGCCGAACAACGCCGGAGAACGATGGCGTAATTACCGGTGGGATCACGGTGCTGCTCAGCGGGATCCAGACGAAGATTGTCTCTGGCAGACTCACGGCTGCCCCGAATGCGACTGACTATGGCGAGACCTTCACGCTTGTGGCACAGGTCACCCCTCCAGCGAATGGCCCGTCGGTCACGGGAACCGTGACGTTTGCTGTCGACGGCAAGGCGGTGGGGAGCGTGCCGGTGAGCGGCGGTGTAGCTTCGATCTCTGTCCCCGGAACGGTGCCGATCGGATGGCATGCGTTGACAGCCGAGTACAACGGGAGTTCTACCTACAACAGCGTGGTGTTGAACGGGAGCCATGCAGTAATGGGCATCCCGACTACGGTGGTCTTCACGATTTCGACGCCGTCGACGATCTACTTCGGACAGACGGTGAGTGGGTCCGCGGTGGTGACTGCGAGTGATGGCAGCACACCGACCGGAACGATCTCTTTTTTCGACGGCACGACGAATATCTGCACGATCCCTGTAACCCAGGCGGCAAACTGCCCGGCGAGCGCAGGCTCAGGATTCGCTGTGGGGATACATACACTGACGGCGGTGTACTCAGGAGATGCAACGCATCAGGGATCGACCTCCGCACCGGTGACGGTGACAGTGCTGCCGCTCGCAGCGACGATGAGTGCGTTCAGTATTTCGGTGACAGGTTCTACGACCACGGTAGTAGGCGGGATGGTGAACCTCCAAGTGGCTGTGGCTCCTCAGGCCGGTTATCTGCAGCCGGTTCAGTTATCGTGCAGTGATCTGCCGTCGGAGGCGACGTGCAGGTTTGCGACGGGGACGATCCCAGGAGGGGGCGGGACAACGACACTGCAGTTGCGCATGATGGCCCCACGATCATGCCAGGTTGCGGATTCCGAGTCGCGGACGGCTGGTCTGCCGTTTGCGAGTACGACTCTCGCGGCGCTGGTTGTTCTGCTCTTACCGGGTAAGCGGAGACGTACGATCAGGAGCCTGCTGATCGCGGTCCTTGCAATTTGCGGAACGGCTTCGCTGACAGGATGCGGGGCCTGCACCAACCTGGGGACTAAACCGGGGAGTTATATGATTCGAGTCATTGGGACCGGATCGGGAACGTTTGCGAGCATCGTGTCGACTAAGGTAAAGGTAACGGTGCAGGACTAG
- a CDS encoding Glu/Leu/Phe/Val family dehydrogenase produces MQTLTLEQETNPWEAQAARFDFAAKKLNLDQGIWKVLRYPSRELIVHIPVGMDDGSIEVFTGYRVQHSVARGPAKGGIRYSPDVSLDEVRALASWMTWKCAVVNIPFGGAKGGVICDPKKMSQGELERMTRRYTAELIEFIGPEKDVPAPDMGTDEQTMAWIMDTYSMHMRQTVNAVVTGKPVNLGGSRGRKEATGRGVSVVCDEAMKHLGMSIDGCRVIIQGFGNVGSNSAKLLCQKGYTVIGIAEYDGALYNPNGIDIHALLEHRRKAGTITGFNEAEAVDRHELLTYNCEILIPAATENVITSKNADRIRCKILCEGANGPTTTVADEILADKKVFIIPDILANAGGVTTSYFEWVQDRMGYFWTEAEVNQRLDNIMTESFNDVVTYAQNHNVNNRIAAYMLAIDRVAYTTKQRGIYA; encoded by the coding sequence ATGCAGACCCTTACGCTCGAGCAGGAGACTAACCCCTGGGAAGCCCAGGCCGCTCGATTCGACTTCGCCGCAAAAAAACTCAATCTCGATCAAGGCATCTGGAAGGTTCTCCGCTACCCCTCTCGCGAACTCATCGTCCACATCCCCGTCGGCATGGACGATGGCTCCATCGAAGTCTTCACCGGCTATCGCGTCCAGCACTCAGTCGCCCGCGGCCCCGCAAAGGGCGGCATCCGCTACTCTCCGGACGTATCCCTCGACGAAGTCCGTGCCCTCGCCTCCTGGATGACCTGGAAGTGCGCTGTCGTAAACATCCCCTTCGGCGGAGCCAAGGGCGGCGTCATCTGCGACCCCAAGAAGATGTCCCAGGGTGAACTCGAACGCATGACCCGCCGCTACACCGCCGAACTCATCGAATTCATCGGACCCGAAAAAGACGTCCCAGCCCCCGACATGGGCACTGACGAGCAGACCATGGCCTGGATCATGGACACCTACTCCATGCACATGCGTCAGACCGTCAACGCCGTCGTCACCGGCAAGCCCGTCAACCTCGGCGGCTCGCGCGGACGCAAAGAAGCCACTGGCCGCGGCGTCTCCGTCGTTTGCGATGAGGCCATGAAGCATCTCGGCATGTCCATCGACGGCTGCCGCGTCATCATCCAGGGCTTCGGCAACGTCGGCTCCAACTCCGCCAAACTCCTCTGCCAGAAGGGCTACACCGTCATCGGCATCGCCGAGTACGACGGGGCTCTTTACAACCCCAACGGCATCGACATCCACGCCCTGCTCGAGCACCGCAGGAAAGCCGGAACTATCACTGGCTTCAACGAGGCTGAGGCCGTCGACAGGCACGAACTCCTCACCTACAACTGCGAGATCCTCATCCCCGCAGCCACCGAAAACGTCATCACCAGCAAAAACGCCGATCGCATCCGCTGCAAGATCCTCTGCGAAGGAGCCAACGGCCCGACGACTACAGTGGCCGACGAGATCCTCGCCGACAAGAAGGTTTTCATTATCCCCGACATCCTCGCCAACGCTGGCGGCGTCACCACCAGCTACTTCGAGTGGGTGCAGGACCGCATGGGCTACTTCTGGACCGAGGCCGAGGTCAACCAACGCCTCGACAACATCATGACCGAGAGCTTCAACGACGTCGTGACCTACGCCCAGAACCACAACGTCAACAACCGTATCGCTGCCTATATGCTCGCAATCGACCGCGTCGCCTACACAACCAAACAGCGCGGCATCTACGCCTAA
- a CDS encoding anthranilate synthase component I family protein encodes MMDEAMPSFDSSSLPSAREFLKLSRKHSLVPVYRTVTADLETPVSAFLRIASEEPEAFLLESVEGGEHVGRYTFIGIQPYKRMVARGTRITVREGRRESTFDGDIFEELKKALSGHTPARLPGLPPFTAGAVGFFAYDVVRQIEKLPTLAKDELGVPDACLMFFDQVLAFDHVKKEIHLMVTADLTREAREGAYERAVRRLNKMERRLAEALPVRRKKKPEGKLKITSRTPKAAFLKAVEKTKEYIASGDVFQCVLSQRFDCVPGVDAFEVYRALRIVNPSPYMYFLRFGLEEKTKSKTQILRSAKDDNKKGEFADKRNNFAKDSSKKNKTVAHIVGSSPELLVRVHGREVEYRPIAGTRPRGADEVKDRAMEADLRADEKEVAEHIMLVDLGRNDVGRVSEFGSVKVKDLMFVERYSHVMHMVSSLEGKLKAGLGALDAFRACFPAGTLSGAPKIRAMEILEELEPARRGVYGGSVLYADFSGNLDSCIAIRTLYMNGEQGHFQAGAGIVADSVPEKEFEECGNKARAVVRAIERARSV; translated from the coding sequence ATGATGGATGAAGCCATGCCTTCTTTCGACTCCAGTTCCCTCCCCTCTGCCCGTGAATTTCTGAAGTTAAGCCGTAAACACTCGCTGGTGCCCGTTTATCGCACTGTGACGGCAGACCTCGAGACTCCGGTGTCGGCGTTTCTGCGCATCGCGTCCGAGGAGCCGGAGGCATTTCTGCTGGAGTCGGTCGAGGGTGGCGAGCACGTGGGACGTTATACCTTTATCGGGATACAGCCGTATAAGCGGATGGTGGCGCGGGGGACGCGGATTACGGTTCGCGAGGGCCGGCGGGAGAGCACGTTTGATGGGGACATCTTTGAGGAGCTGAAGAAGGCTCTGAGTGGGCATACTCCGGCGCGATTGCCAGGGCTGCCTCCGTTTACAGCGGGTGCAGTTGGGTTCTTTGCGTATGACGTGGTGCGGCAGATCGAGAAGCTGCCAACACTTGCGAAGGATGAGTTGGGAGTCCCGGATGCTTGCCTGATGTTCTTTGATCAGGTGCTGGCGTTCGACCATGTGAAGAAGGAGATTCACCTGATGGTGACGGCGGACCTGACACGGGAGGCTCGCGAGGGGGCGTATGAGCGGGCGGTGCGGCGGCTGAACAAGATGGAGAGGCGGCTGGCCGAGGCGCTGCCGGTGCGGCGGAAGAAGAAGCCTGAGGGAAAGTTGAAGATTACTTCTCGGACTCCGAAGGCTGCGTTTCTGAAGGCGGTGGAGAAGACGAAGGAGTACATCGCTTCGGGGGATGTGTTTCAGTGTGTGCTGTCGCAGCGGTTCGATTGTGTGCCGGGGGTGGATGCGTTTGAGGTGTATCGTGCGCTGCGGATTGTGAACCCTTCGCCGTATATGTACTTTTTGCGGTTTGGGTTGGAGGAAAAAACAAAAAGCAAAACGCAGATCCTCCGCTCCGCGAAGGATGACAACAAAAAAGGCGAGTTCGCCGACAAGAGAAACAACTTCGCGAAGGATAGCAGCAAGAAAAACAAGACTGTGGCGCATATTGTGGGGTCTTCGCCGGAGCTGCTGGTGCGGGTGCATGGGCGTGAGGTGGAGTATCGCCCGATTGCGGGGACGAGACCGCGGGGTGCGGATGAGGTGAAGGATCGGGCGATGGAGGCGGATCTGCGCGCGGATGAGAAGGAGGTGGCCGAGCACATCATGCTGGTCGACCTGGGGCGGAACGATGTGGGGCGGGTGAGTGAGTTTGGGTCGGTGAAGGTGAAGGATCTGATGTTCGTGGAGAGGTATAGCCACGTGATGCATATGGTGAGTTCGCTGGAGGGCAAGTTGAAAGCGGGGTTGGGGGCGCTGGATGCGTTTCGTGCCTGCTTCCCTGCAGGGACGCTGAGTGGTGCGCCGAAGATTCGCGCGATGGAGATTCTTGAGGAGCTGGAGCCGGCTCGGCGAGGGGTGTATGGCGGGAGTGTGCTTTATGCGGACTTCAGTGGGAATCTGGATTCTTGTATTGCGATTCGGACGCTTTACATGAATGGGGAGCAGGGACACTTTCAGGCGGGAGCGGGGATTGTGGCGGATTCGGTGCCGGAGAAGGAGTTTGAGGAGTGTGGGAATAAAGCGCGAGCGGTGGTTAGGGCGATTGAGCGGGCGCGGAGTGTTTAG
- a CDS encoding anthranilate synthase component II, which produces MVFVLDNYDSFTYNLVQYMGELGAEMVIRRNDELTPEEVEALRAERILISPGPCTPQDAGISMELIKHFAALGAAGGPRVPILGVCLGHQAIGAAFGGNVIRAPKLMHGKTSEVEHDGKTIFAGIPSAMTCTRYHSLIVSDEGLPEELEVSARTADGETIMALRHRELPIEGVQFHPESVLTVHGKQIIQNFLKM; this is translated from the coding sequence ATGGTCTTTGTTCTGGATAACTACGATTCGTTTACTTACAACCTGGTGCAGTATATGGGTGAACTTGGGGCCGAGATGGTGATTCGGCGCAACGATGAGCTGACGCCAGAGGAGGTTGAGGCGCTGCGGGCGGAGAGGATTTTGATCTCGCCGGGGCCGTGTACGCCGCAGGATGCGGGGATCAGCATGGAGCTGATCAAGCACTTCGCCGCGCTGGGGGCGGCGGGTGGGCCGAGGGTGCCGATTCTTGGGGTGTGCCTGGGGCATCAGGCGATTGGGGCGGCGTTTGGGGGCAATGTGATTCGCGCGCCGAAGCTGATGCACGGCAAGACGAGCGAGGTGGAGCATGATGGGAAGACCATCTTTGCGGGTATACCATCGGCGATGACGTGTACGCGGTACCACTCGCTGATTGTGTCGGATGAGGGGCTGCCGGAGGAGCTGGAGGTGTCGGCGAGGACGGCGGATGGAGAGACGATTATGGCCCTGCGGCATCGTGAGCTGCCGATTGAAGGGGTGCAGTTTCATCCGGAGAGCGTGCTGACAGTGCATGGGAAGCAGATCATTCAAAATTTTCTGAAGATGTAG
- a CDS encoding nuclease encodes MVRRLMVVFAIGCGVARAQQPIGVVGIQNANVAGALEVSNGQAILVGNTTVTARDHTAEIELKRGGTVRVCATSGLHVTSGQGVGGQGASQQPLMLALDRGAIEVQMAATTHDMVMTPDLRFTMRGDGPLDLQLRVTRNGDTCVENRGAQAPVLNIADQFGESTYELKAGQHVLFEHGSLKEVVDHESSSCGCPPEPAPEPTMTVADALLNPGDASKTAAEQHPFPAAVSAGLAPVAVPQAPAGDLHEQVAATLSSGEGADSLTPAAAPEPKGKTGEATTSAAAQTTTPPNSQPPTPTRHGFAHALGRFFRKIFGD; translated from the coding sequence ATGGTGCGTCGGCTGATGGTTGTGTTCGCGATCGGATGTGGAGTGGCGCGGGCGCAGCAGCCGATTGGGGTGGTGGGGATTCAGAATGCGAACGTTGCGGGGGCTCTCGAGGTGAGCAACGGGCAGGCGATCCTGGTGGGGAACACGACCGTCACGGCGAGAGATCATACGGCGGAGATTGAGTTGAAGCGCGGCGGCACGGTGCGGGTGTGCGCGACCAGCGGGCTGCATGTGACGTCGGGTCAGGGAGTGGGTGGTCAGGGAGCTAGCCAGCAGCCGTTGATGCTGGCACTGGATCGCGGGGCGATTGAGGTCCAGATGGCCGCGACGACTCACGATATGGTGATGACGCCTGACCTGCGTTTTACGATGCGTGGAGATGGACCGCTCGATCTGCAGCTTCGAGTGACCAGGAACGGCGATACCTGTGTCGAGAATCGCGGAGCACAGGCTCCGGTTTTGAATATCGCAGACCAGTTTGGTGAGTCGACCTACGAGCTCAAAGCGGGACAGCATGTGCTGTTCGAGCATGGCAGCCTGAAAGAGGTTGTCGACCACGAGAGTTCTTCGTGCGGGTGTCCTCCGGAGCCTGCTCCCGAGCCTACGATGACGGTAGCCGACGCACTCTTGAACCCAGGTGACGCCTCAAAGACTGCGGCGGAACAGCATCCCTTCCCTGCTGCCGTGAGTGCGGGATTGGCTCCGGTTGCGGTGCCGCAGGCTCCAGCGGGAGATCTGCATGAGCAGGTTGCGGCGACCCTCAGCTCCGGCGAGGGAGCGGATAGCCTGACACCGGCTGCTGCGCCAGAGCCGAAGGGAAAGACCGGAGAAGCGACCACGAGCGCGGCTGCGCAGACTACAACCCCGCCCAATTCGCAACCGCCAACGCCAACTCGTCACGGTTTCGCGCACGCTTTGGGCCGGTTCTTCCGAAAGATCTTTGGCGACTGA
- the efp gene encoding elongation factor P produces the protein MSIPATQMRPGMIIKYKDDLHLVFSVEHRTPGNLRAFIQAKLRNVRTGAMFTERFRSPDPIERVIVDEVKMEFLYNDGDEYYFMDDKFEQTMLKRDTLGDAVDYLLPNLSINVSFHDGKAVGIELPGVVEMTVMETEPGIKSATASSVSKPAKLETGLVVQVPAFINEGEKIRVDTAEGAYMSRA, from the coding sequence ATGTCGATTCCCGCAACGCAGATGCGCCCGGGCATGATTATCAAGTACAAGGACGATCTTCACTTGGTGTTCTCGGTAGAACACCGTACTCCCGGCAACCTCCGCGCCTTCATCCAGGCAAAGCTTCGCAATGTGCGCACGGGCGCGATGTTCACCGAGCGCTTTCGCTCGCCTGATCCGATTGAACGCGTCATCGTCGACGAGGTAAAAATGGAGTTTCTTTACAACGACGGCGATGAGTACTACTTCATGGATGACAAGTTTGAGCAGACCATGCTGAAGCGCGACACCCTGGGGGATGCGGTAGATTATCTGCTGCCGAATCTCTCGATCAACGTCAGCTTCCACGATGGGAAGGCAGTCGGCATCGAGCTTCCGGGAGTAGTCGAGATGACCGTGATGGAGACTGAGCCGGGGATTAAGTCGGCGACAGCGTCGTCGGTCTCCAAGCCAGCAAAGCTCGAAACAGGGCTCGTCGTGCAGGTGCCCGCTTTCATTAACGAAGGCGAAAAGATTCGCGTGGATACTGCAGAAGGCGCCTACATGAGCAGGGCGTAA
- a CDS encoding acylphosphatase has translation MVCHYLVKGRVQGVGFRWFVHQEAAEIGLRGWVRNTDQGHVEIVAAGKPEELAELKNALRKGSRGSRVDAVEEQELVESEGAQLGPFEIEGAW, from the coding sequence ATGGTGTGCCATTACCTCGTCAAAGGTCGCGTGCAGGGAGTCGGGTTTCGCTGGTTCGTGCACCAGGAGGCGGCTGAGATTGGCCTGCGGGGATGGGTCCGGAATACCGACCAGGGTCACGTCGAGATCGTTGCGGCGGGGAAACCAGAAGAGCTTGCCGAGTTGAAGAACGCGCTGCGGAAGGGTTCGCGCGGCAGCCGCGTCGACGCCGTAGAGGAACAGGAACTGGTCGAGAGCGAAGGCGCGCAGCTCGGACCATTTGAGATTGAAGGAGCCTGGTAA
- a CDS encoding adenine phosphoribosyltransferase, translating into MTLPINCEPLKTLIRTVPDFPKPGILFYDITTVLKDKAGFATLIDAFAQYYIGKEIDLVLGIEARGFIFGPALAYRLNAGFVPVRKPKKLPAPTARVNYDLEYGTDSLEIHLDAIQPGERVVIVDDLLATGGTMQATVQLVRQLGGEIAGLGFAIELDFLKGREKFQEYDVLSLLHYDE; encoded by the coding sequence ATGACACTACCGATTAATTGTGAACCACTGAAGACTCTGATCCGCACCGTGCCGGATTTTCCGAAGCCTGGGATTCTGTTCTATGACATTACGACGGTCTTGAAGGATAAGGCGGGATTCGCCACGCTGATCGACGCCTTCGCGCAGTACTACATTGGAAAAGAGATCGACCTGGTGCTGGGCATCGAGGCTCGCGGCTTCATCTTCGGACCGGCGCTGGCGTATCGCCTGAACGCGGGATTTGTGCCGGTACGCAAGCCAAAGAAACTGCCCGCCCCAACAGCTCGTGTGAACTACGATCTTGAGTACGGGACCGACTCTCTGGAGATTCATCTCGATGCCATCCAACCGGGTGAGCGCGTCGTGATTGTCGACGACCTGCTCGCGACCGGCGGCACGATGCAGGCGACGGTGCAACTGGTGCGGCAGCTCGGCGGAGAGATCGCGGGACTTGGGTTTGCGATTGAACTCGATTTTCTGAAGGGCCGCGAGAAGTTTCAAGAGTACGACGTATTGAGCCTGCTCCACTACGACGAATAA
- a CDS encoding NAD(P)-dependent alcohol dehydrogenase → MKSRGYAVHDKKSSLVPFNFERREPGANDVVVEIAYSGVCHSDIHQARDEWGGSIYPMVPGHEIVGHVTAVGGAVKKFKVGDLAAVGVIVDSCRVCENCKADEQQYCLKGAVETYNKRDYAGEVTYGGYSNNIVVNENYVHTISPKLNLAAVAPLLCAGITTYSPLRHWKVGKNSKVGVVGLGGLGHMGLKFAHSFGAHVVQFTTSENKIEDAKKLGADEVVVTKDAAALAKHTGSFDFILDCVSAPHDINQYLNLLRLNGTLCLVGLPETPLSVAPFSVVANRRSLAGSGIGGMNQTQEMLDYCAEHNIVSDIELTSVDKLNEAYERVLKADVKYRFVIDMATLPKV, encoded by the coding sequence ATGAAGTCACGTGGATATGCGGTGCACGATAAGAAGTCGTCTCTGGTTCCTTTCAACTTCGAGCGACGTGAGCCAGGCGCGAACGATGTAGTCGTTGAGATTGCTTACTCCGGTGTCTGCCACTCGGATATCCACCAGGCTCGCGATGAGTGGGGCGGCTCGATCTATCCGATGGTGCCAGGGCACGAGATCGTCGGGCATGTGACCGCAGTTGGTGGTGCGGTAAAGAAGTTCAAGGTAGGCGATCTCGCCGCCGTCGGAGTGATCGTCGACTCCTGCCGGGTGTGCGAGAACTGCAAGGCCGACGAACAGCAGTACTGCTTGAAGGGTGCAGTCGAAACCTACAACAAGCGCGACTACGCGGGAGAAGTCACTTACGGCGGTTACTCCAACAACATCGTTGTGAACGAGAATTATGTCCACACGATCTCCCCGAAGTTGAACCTCGCTGCGGTGGCGCCGTTGCTGTGCGCAGGGATTACAACCTACTCACCACTACGTCATTGGAAGGTTGGAAAGAACAGCAAGGTGGGCGTGGTTGGACTGGGCGGTTTGGGTCACATGGGTTTGAAGTTCGCTCATTCTTTCGGCGCGCATGTGGTGCAGTTCACCACCTCCGAAAACAAGATCGAAGACGCGAAGAAGTTGGGTGCCGATGAGGTGGTTGTCACTAAAGATGCCGCTGCCCTAGCCAAACACACTGGGAGCTTCGACTTTATTCTCGACTGCGTTTCGGCGCCCCACGACATAAACCAGTATCTGAATCTGCTGCGGTTGAATGGAACCCTGTGCCTGGTGGGTCTGCCTGAAACACCCTTGTCGGTGGCTCCGTTTTCTGTGGTGGCCAATCGGCGTTCGCTGGCAGGATCGGGGATCGGTGGGATGAACCAGACGCAAGAGATGTTGGATTACTGCGCCGAGCACAACATCGTCTCCGACATTGAACTGACCTCGGTCGACAAACTGAACGAAGCTTACGAGCGGGTATTGAAGGCCGATGTGAAGTATCGCTTCGTAATCGATATGGCTACATTGCCTAAAGTTTAA